Proteins from one Leptonema illini DSM 21528 genomic window:
- a CDS encoding DUF4349 domain-containing protein, with protein MKNRLFLSLFTLLASCLLLFSCSVADRRDATTVGEEQYSPAYEKSRPKGDNLSRVSDGDTRAEDEESDEGTEDNAEESTEEPAARMVIYRGHMQIQVVHPGDTLQRLTSLAKSQGGFIERTNYEDQGRRVVVILRVPVAKFFDVMDALPELGMVLSRAIQANDVTAEFADVENRLKSARILKERLERLLNTVKNVEEKVKILREINRLATEIETLSARSKELSDRASMSTIVVQLSAEPRSTSSPELRSPFPVVRNLNPAQRSIEDRSSIKAQKPDGFFDNTDDFKDGAAHQFYSPDGTVLRSGEVENRPLGDAAFWKKAMQIEFQRRSYKEMQSVALTNGHLFVYRIHDGLNIYYYGVAFRITDKKIQIFEAFSPREDAYKKDGAKMTEFLKSIGGQP; from the coding sequence ATGAAAAACAGGCTCTTCCTCTCTCTCTTTACTTTGCTTGCCTCGTGCTTGCTGCTTTTCAGTTGTAGCGTTGCCGATCGACGCGATGCGACGACTGTGGGCGAGGAGCAGTATTCGCCTGCATACGAGAAGTCACGTCCGAAAGGCGATAATCTGAGTCGCGTGAGCGATGGCGATACCCGTGCAGAAGATGAAGAATCCGATGAAGGCACGGAGGACAACGCAGAAGAGAGTACAGAAGAGCCTGCCGCCCGAATGGTCATCTATCGCGGCCACATGCAGATCCAGGTCGTGCATCCAGGAGACACATTACAGAGGTTAACCTCTCTCGCAAAAAGCCAGGGCGGATTTATCGAGCGCACGAACTATGAAGATCAGGGTCGTCGAGTCGTCGTCATTCTTCGCGTACCCGTTGCGAAGTTCTTCGACGTGATGGATGCGCTGCCCGAGCTCGGGATGGTGCTTTCGCGAGCCATTCAGGCGAATGACGTGACGGCCGAATTTGCCGACGTTGAGAACCGCCTGAAATCGGCGCGCATCTTAAAAGAGCGTCTTGAACGACTGCTGAATACCGTTAAGAACGTTGAAGAGAAGGTGAAGATCCTGCGTGAGATCAATCGTCTTGCCACAGAGATCGAAACGCTTTCGGCTCGCAGTAAAGAACTGTCGGATCGCGCCTCCATGTCGACGATCGTCGTGCAGCTTTCCGCTGAGCCGCGCTCCACAAGCAGCCCCGAGCTGCGAAGCCCCTTTCCCGTTGTGCGCAATCTGAATCCGGCACAGCGCAGCATTGAGGATCGTTCGTCGATCAAGGCGCAGAAGCCCGACGGATTCTTCGATAACACCGACGACTTCAAAGACGGAGCGGCGCATCAGTTCTATTCTCCCGACGGTACGGTGCTGCGTTCGGGCGAAGTCGAAAACCGTCCTCTGGGGGATGCCGCATTCTGGAAGAAGGCGATGCAGATCGAATTCCAGAGACGCTCCTATAAAGAGATGCAGAGCGTCGCCCTGACGAACGGCCATCTGTTCGTCTATCGCATCCATGACGGCCTGAATATCTACTACTACGGTGTCGCCTTCCGTATCACCGATAAAAAGATCCAGATCTTCGAGGCCTTCTCGCCGCGAGAAGACGCCTATAAAAAAGACGGCGCTAAGATGACCGAATTCCTCAAAAGCATCGGAGGCCAACCGTGA
- a CDS encoding DUF4349 domain-containing protein, producing MKSKLLPGMLAMLLILPAALSSVPREQITLGFAIQAPNRETALRELKRWAESEKGFLFALSDSHIALRIPAKAADRAGDHLEEIEKKVLSLGILMNRSVQRTDHSGRIAELDVAIRVKEKHLDDLQKLAGDAGLSQTLALEQELNRVQTELEKLKGERRLLIESTRLIDVQVSFSYTPPMNPAGEPGFGWVNGAGVFELMRGFGE from the coding sequence GTGAAATCGAAACTGCTGCCGGGCATGCTGGCCATGCTGCTCATCCTTCCTGCCGCTCTGTCATCCGTTCCGCGAGAGCAGATAACGCTCGGCTTTGCTATCCAGGCCCCCAATCGCGAGACGGCGCTTCGCGAGCTGAAGCGCTGGGCCGAATCCGAAAAGGGATTCCTGTTTGCGTTATCCGATTCCCATATTGCGCTTCGCATTCCGGCAAAAGCTGCGGATCGCGCCGGGGATCATCTCGAAGAGATCGAGAAAAAGGTTCTGTCGCTCGGCATCTTGATGAATCGTTCCGTGCAACGTACCGATCATTCGGGCCGTATCGCCGAGCTTGATGTCGCCATCCGCGTGAAAGAAAAGCATCTCGACGATCTTCAGAAGTTAGCCGGGGATGCCGGACTCAGCCAGACGCTTGCCCTTGAACAGGAGCTGAACAGAGTGCAAACCGAGCTTGAAAAACTGAAAGGCGAACGGCGGCTGCTGATCGAATCGACGCGCCTGATCGATGTGCAGGTTTCTTTTTCTTACACGCCTCCGATGAATCCGGCGGGCGAACCCGGATTCGGCTGGGTGAACGGAGCCGGAGTTTTTGAACTGATGCGAGGGTTTGGAGAATGA
- a CDS encoding D-glycero-alpha-D-manno-heptose-1,7-bisphosphate 7-phosphatase has product MNVIFLDRDDTLNEDPGYLNDPVKVKLLPGVVEGLLQLHKAGYHFIVLTNQSGVGRGLITLEQLEAVHRRLLTKLEAQGVPILDLFFCPHIPDDHCNCRKPLPGLLWKALQGYPHIDLEKSWIVGDRYRDLMPGLRPHADDSGPVVKGILVGGKEADGKEGGDREAGGKDQAPPPANLRYTVADLQEAADRILGSNS; this is encoded by the coding sequence ATGAACGTTATCTTTCTTGATCGAGATGATACGCTGAACGAAGATCCCGGGTATCTGAACGATCCGGTGAAGGTGAAACTGTTACCCGGCGTTGTCGAGGGGCTGCTGCAACTGCATAAAGCGGGTTATCATTTTATCGTGCTGACGAATCAGTCCGGCGTCGGCAGAGGCCTGATCACGCTCGAACAGCTGGAAGCCGTGCATCGCCGGTTGCTGACGAAGCTGGAGGCGCAGGGCGTTCCCATCCTTGATCTGTTTTTCTGTCCGCATATTCCCGACGATCACTGCAACTGTCGCAAGCCTCTGCCCGGCCTGCTGTGGAAGGCGCTACAGGGTTATCCGCATATTGATCTGGAGAAGAGCTGGATCGTCGGGGATCGCTATCGCGACTTGATGCCCGGCCTGCGTCCGCATGCAGACGACTCCGGGCCGGTCGTGAAAGGTATACTCGTCGGTGGTAAAGAGGCGGATGGCAAAGAGGGGGGCGACAGGGAAGCCGGCGGGAAAGACCAGGCCCCGCCACCTGCAAATCTGCGCTATACGGTTGCCGATTTGCAGGAAGCAGCCGACCGCATTCTCGGGTCGAATTCTTAA
- a CDS encoding 2-dehydropantoate 2-reductase encodes MRSLLPDSPSVAVIGAGAVGAFYGSMLQRYGLPVAYMSATMAKTKYLEVRSPWANYTLPVQCFASSQQMEPADIVIVSIKALPDLDPFALVRPVLKKNGILLLLQNGINQEERYAAHFRRSALRPVILGGLAFTCINRISAKRIDHIDYGMVKIGALHAEQNPLALQVTELFQSAGIQSEFVPKLRRARYEKLLWNAAYNTLSVLLQADTDPIVSNAQTADLSLRIMREIQAVAAAENIKLSNATLRDMLDRTKRMRPYKTSMLLDYEAGRPMEIDIILGEPIRMARKRKIEVPHLQMAHDLLQFYDRRSAIRRETHSKKKS; translated from the coding sequence ATGCGCTCTCTTCTGCCTGATTCTCCGTCCGTGGCCGTCATCGGCGCCGGAGCCGTTGGCGCCTTTTACGGTTCGATGCTGCAACGCTACGGGCTGCCGGTCGCCTATATGTCGGCGACGATGGCGAAGACGAAGTATCTCGAGGTGCGCAGTCCCTGGGCTAACTACACGCTTCCCGTGCAATGCTTCGCCAGTTCGCAGCAGATGGAGCCGGCCGACATCGTCATCGTTTCGATCAAGGCGCTGCCCGATCTTGATCCCTTTGCCCTTGTGAGACCGGTTCTCAAAAAAAACGGCATTCTTCTTCTTTTACAGAACGGTATCAATCAGGAAGAGCGTTACGCTGCCCACTTCCGTCGATCCGCTCTGCGACCCGTAATACTTGGAGGGCTGGCCTTCACCTGCATCAATCGCATCAGCGCAAAGCGCATCGATCATATCGACTACGGCATGGTGAAGATAGGCGCTCTGCATGCGGAGCAGAATCCGCTGGCGCTACAGGTTACAGAGCTGTTTCAGAGTGCGGGGATTCAGAGCGAGTTTGTGCCGAAGCTGCGTCGGGCCCGCTATGAGAAGTTACTCTGGAATGCGGCCTATAATACGCTATCGGTGCTGCTTCAGGCCGATACCGATCCCATCGTTTCGAATGCGCAGACAGCCGACCTTTCGCTGCGCATCATGCGCGAGATCCAGGCGGTTGCCGCGGCCGAGAACATCAAGCTGTCAAACGCCACGCTGCGCGATATGCTTGACAGAACGAAGCGCATGCGCCCTTATAAAACGTCGATGCTGCTTGACTACGAGGCCGGCCGACCGATGGAGATCGACATTATTCTTGGCGAACCCATCCGCATGGCACGCAAGAGGAAGATAGAGGTACCCCATCTGCAGATGGCCCACGACCTTTTGCAATTCTACGATCGTCGCTCTGCGATCCGCAGAGAGACTCATTCGAAGAAGAAGTCGTAA